In one window of Brenneria goodwinii DNA:
- a CDS encoding DUF454 family protein, protein MYRALLIVMGWVAVVLATLGVVLPLLPTTPFLLLAAWCFARSSPRFHYWLLYRSWFGGYLRHWQQHRALPPGAKWKAVVVILLTFTLSLWLVKIGWVRVLLLVIMAILLTFMLRLPVVDSEQQKISKRN, encoded by the coding sequence ATGTATCGCGCGTTGCTGATTGTCATGGGGTGGGTGGCTGTCGTTTTGGCAACGTTAGGTGTTGTGTTGCCTTTGTTGCCGACCACGCCGTTTTTATTGTTGGCGGCCTGGTGTTTCGCCCGTTCGTCGCCGCGTTTTCATTACTGGTTGTTATATCGTTCCTGGTTCGGGGGATATTTACGCCACTGGCAGCAACATCGGGCTTTGCCTCCGGGCGCGAAATGGAAAGCGGTTGTCGTTATTTTGCTGACGTTTACGCTTTCTCTTTGGCTGGTTAAGATTGGTTGGGTAAGGGTTCTCTTGTTGGTGATTATGGCGATTTTACTGACCTTTATGCTTCGTCTGCCGGTCGTTGATTCGGAGCAGCAAAAGATTTCCAAAAGAAATTGA
- the tesB gene encoding acyl-CoA thioesterase II, whose translation MSQALQNLLDLLNLEKIEEGLFRGNSDDLGLRRVFGGQVVGQAMSAAKQTVPTDRKIHSLHSYFLLPGDSQKPIIYDVENLRDGNSFSARRVNAIQNGKPIFYMMASFQSHEAGFEHQNVMPAVTPPEALKSEQEIAQSFAHLLPLQFREKFTRPRPIEFRPVKFHNPLKGKVEAPVRHVWCRANGPLPDDERIHQYLLGYTSDCNFLLTALQPHGIGFLEPGMQVATIDHSMWFHRDFRLDDWLLYSVESTSASGARGFVRGQFYTREGVLVASSAQEGVIRYHQH comes from the coding sequence ATGAGCCAGGCACTACAAAACCTTCTCGATCTTCTCAATTTGGAAAAAATCGAGGAAGGATTATTTCGGGGAAACAGTGATGATTTAGGGTTGCGCCGGGTGTTTGGCGGCCAAGTAGTGGGTCAGGCTATGTCGGCAGCCAAGCAGACCGTGCCAACAGACCGTAAAATCCATTCGCTCCACAGCTACTTCCTGCTACCCGGAGATAGTCAGAAACCCATTATTTATGATGTGGAAAACCTGCGTGATGGCAATAGCTTCAGCGCTCGCCGGGTCAACGCCATTCAGAATGGTAAACCGATATTTTATATGATGGCATCGTTTCAAAGCCACGAGGCTGGATTTGAACATCAGAATGTAATGCCCGCCGTTACGCCCCCGGAAGCGCTCAAGTCAGAGCAGGAGATCGCGCAAAGTTTCGCGCATTTACTGCCGCTACAATTCCGTGAAAAATTTACCAGACCCAGGCCCATTGAATTTCGCCCGGTAAAGTTTCACAACCCATTAAAAGGAAAAGTGGAAGCGCCGGTACGACATGTCTGGTGTCGTGCTAACGGCCCACTGCCCGATGATGAAAGGATTCATCAGTATCTGCTTGGCTACACATCCGACTGCAATTTTCTGTTAACCGCATTACAACCGCACGGCATTGGCTTTCTGGAACCAGGTATGCAAGTCGCCACCATCGATCATTCGATGTGGTTCCATCGTGATTTCCGTTTGGATGACTGGTTGTTATATTCCGTGGAAAGCACCTCTGCCTCAGGTGCCAGAGGGTTTGTGCGCGGACAATTTTATACCAGAGAAGGCGTACTGGTCGCATCCAGCGCACAAGAGGGCGTTATACGCTACCACCAGCATTAA
- a CDS encoding YbaY family lipoprotein, producing the protein MKLWHIFGSITLSMVLTACADRSDYGTSPETGAPVSAASAQHQTLSMPAVTGTVNIRQRIALPADAVLTVTVSDASVPDAPSKVISQRVSRTEGKQAPFTFALPYNPADIQPNARILLSSAIAINHRVVMVTENVVPVITNGVNSADLVMVPVTSVPLPVQGQGQGQSTEPLTPPAPAKMLPSSQPVQSVW; encoded by the coding sequence ATGAAATTATGGCATATCTTTGGCAGTATCACGTTATCGATGGTTTTAACCGCCTGCGCTGACAGAAGTGATTATGGCACTTCTCCTGAAACTGGGGCGCCTGTGAGCGCCGCTTCAGCTCAACATCAAACACTATCAATGCCTGCTGTCACCGGGACGGTGAATATTCGTCAGCGTATTGCCTTACCGGCTGATGCGGTATTGACGGTTACGGTATCTGATGCCTCCGTGCCAGATGCGCCTTCAAAAGTGATCAGCCAGCGTGTGAGCCGCACTGAGGGGAAACAGGCTCCTTTCACCTTCGCGTTACCGTATAATCCGGCTGATATTCAACCTAATGCCCGTATTTTACTCAGCTCGGCCATCGCGATAAACCACAGGGTGGTGATGGTGACGGAAAATGTCGTACCGGTTATCACCAATGGCGTAAATAGCGCCGATCTGGTTATGGTTCCTGTCACGTCAGTGCCTTTGCCGGTGCAAGGACAAGGTCAAGGACAAAGCACTGAACCGTTGACGCCGCCAGCGCCAGCAAAAATGCTGCCATCATCTCAACCCGTTCAATCTGTTTGGTAA
- the rsmS gene encoding pleiotropic regulatory protein RsmS: protein MSLENAAPEIKLAIDLIMLLEDNQIEPQVALAALEIVRRDLQKKAREENHAEETK, encoded by the coding sequence ATGTCACTGGAAAATGCGGCGCCTGAAATCAAACTGGCGATCGATCTCATTATGTTGCTGGAAGATAACCAGATAGAACCGCAGGTTGCGTTGGCCGCGCTGGAAATTGTACGCCGGGATTTGCAGAAAAAAGCGCGGGAAGAAAACCACGCCGAAGAGACGAAGTAA
- the acrR gene encoding multidrug efflux transporter transcriptional repressor AcrR: MARKTKQQAQETRQQILDAALRVFSEHGVSATSLADIAMTAGVTRGAIYWHFKNKAELFNEIWIQAELKLNQFEIEYQTKFPDNPLYVMREILIYMLRLTVSDCQWRSMMEIIFHKCEFVGEMLPSLNARKACYLDCYSDIEGYLIRCIHMGLLPEDIQPRRAAIALRAYFSGLMENWLFMPESFDLNRDAPELVDSFIDMLRFSNTLRQPD; encoded by the coding sequence ATGGCACGAAAAACCAAACAACAAGCTCAAGAAACCCGACAACAGATACTGGATGCAGCATTGAGAGTCTTCTCAGAGCATGGCGTGTCTGCAACATCGCTGGCTGATATTGCCATGACCGCAGGTGTGACCCGTGGCGCTATTTACTGGCATTTTAAAAACAAAGCTGAACTGTTTAACGAAATATGGATTCAGGCTGAGTTAAAGCTCAATCAGTTTGAAATAGAGTATCAGACAAAATTTCCTGATAATCCACTCTATGTTATGCGGGAAATATTGATTTATATGCTTCGTTTAACGGTGAGTGACTGTCAGTGGCGATCGATGATGGAAATCATCTTTCATAAATGTGAGTTTGTGGGTGAAATGTTGCCATCGCTTAATGCCCGTAAAGCGTGTTACCTCGATTGTTACTCTGATATTGAAGGCTATTTAATACGCTGTATTCATATGGGATTGCTGCCGGAAGATATTCAGCCCCGTCGGGCCGCCATTGCGCTGCGCGCGTATTTCTCCGGCCTGATGGAGAACTGGCTGTTTATGCCGGAAAGTTTCGATCTTAATCGGGATGCTCCAGAACTGGTTGACTCCTTCATTGATATGCTGCGTTTTAGCAACACGTTACGCCAGCCGGACTGA
- a CDS encoding efflux RND transporter periplasmic adaptor subunit translates to MNKNRGLTPLAAVLMLSGGLILTGCDNTQQAGAQQSAPEVGIVTLKTQELNVTTDLPGRTNAYRIAEVRPQVGGIILKRNFVEGSDIQAGSSLYQIDPAPYQAAYNSAKGSLAQAEASAEIARLTVNRYKPLLGTNYISKQDYDQAVSTSRQADASVQAAKASVDNAQINLAYTKVIAPISGRVGKSTVTEGALVSSGQTVALTTVQQLDPMYVDVTQSSNDFLRLKKDLENGTLKQSEGKANVRLLLENGTEYSHPGTLEFSDVTVDETTGSITLRAIFPNPDHDLLPGMFVRARLDAGVQNNAVLVPQMGITRTPRGEATAMVVGEGDKVEIRSVTTSKAIGNKWLVTDGLKEGDRVILTGLQKIQPGIQVTVKEVAQENEQPQQSPAESAKS, encoded by the coding sequence ATGAACAAAAACAGAGGGCTAACGCCTCTGGCGGCAGTTCTGATGCTTTCTGGCGGCTTAATTCTCACGGGATGTGATAATACACAACAGGCTGGAGCACAGCAATCAGCACCTGAAGTCGGCATTGTAACGTTGAAAACCCAGGAGCTTAATGTAACGACAGACTTGCCAGGCCGCACCAATGCCTATCGCATTGCGGAAGTCCGTCCTCAGGTCGGCGGGATTATCCTGAAGCGCAACTTTGTTGAAGGCAGCGATATTCAGGCTGGTTCATCGCTGTATCAAATTGATCCCGCGCCCTATCAGGCTGCCTACAATAGCGCTAAAGGTTCACTGGCCCAAGCCGAGGCAAGCGCTGAAATCGCCCGTCTGACGGTTAACCGCTACAAACCATTGTTGGGCACCAACTACATCAGCAAACAGGATTACGATCAGGCGGTCTCGACATCCCGTCAGGCTGACGCCAGTGTACAGGCCGCCAAGGCCTCGGTAGATAATGCCCAAATCAACCTTGCTTACACCAAAGTCATTGCGCCGATATCAGGACGGGTGGGTAAATCAACGGTGACGGAAGGCGCGCTGGTTTCCTCCGGTCAAACCGTTGCATTAACCACCGTACAACAGCTCGATCCGATGTATGTCGATGTCACGCAATCAAGTAATGATTTTCTGCGACTGAAAAAAGATCTGGAAAACGGCACGCTGAAACAAAGCGAAGGCAAAGCGAATGTCCGCCTGCTGCTGGAAAATGGTACTGAGTATTCACATCCCGGCACGCTGGAGTTTTCTGACGTGACCGTAGATGAAACCACCGGTTCCATCACCCTACGGGCCATTTTCCCTAACCCGGATCACGACCTTTTACCTGGAATGTTCGTTCGCGCACGTCTGGATGCCGGTGTACAAAACAACGCGGTGCTGGTTCCCCAGATGGGCATTACCCGTACCCCCAGAGGTGAAGCGACAGCCATGGTCGTGGGAGAAGGTGACAAAGTTGAAATCCGCAGCGTGACCACATCCAAGGCGATTGGCAATAAATGGCTGGTTACCGACGGTTTAAAAGAGGGTGATCGCGTCATTTTGACAGGCCTGCAAAAAATCCAACCCGGCATACAGGTGACAGTAAAAGAAGTCGCTCAAGAGAACGAACAGCCGCAGCAGTCGCCGGCTGAATCCGCGAAGTCTTAA
- the amtB gene encoding ammonium transporter AmtB — MKKLVSSLGLGVAALLPSWAMAAAPTIDKADNAFIMICTALVLFMTIPGIALFYGGLIRSKNVLSMLSQVIVSFALVCILWVVYGYSLAFSEGNAFFGGFSNFMLKGISIDSITGTFYQYIHIAYQASFACITVGLIVGAIAERVRFSAVLIFVAIWLTFSYLPMTHMVWGGGYLAADGALDFAGGTVVHINAAVAGLVGAYLLGKRAGFGKEALKPHNLPMVFIGTAVLYIGWFGFNAGSAGAANEIAGLAFLNTVVATAAAILAWVIGEWMARGKPSLLGACSGCIAGLVAITPAAGTVGVGGGLIIGVAAGIAGLWGVTVLKRWLRVDDPCDVFGVHGVCGIVGCILTGVFTSASLGGVGYAEGVTMAHQVWVQLFSVIVCFVWTGVVSFIAFKVADMVVGLRVPEEQEREGLDVNSHGENAYNQ, encoded by the coding sequence ATGAAAAAACTTGTCTCCTCATTGGGTCTTGGTGTGGCTGCTTTGCTCCCGTCCTGGGCTATGGCCGCGGCACCAACGATCGATAAAGCAGATAATGCCTTTATTATGATTTGTACCGCTTTGGTACTTTTTATGACCATACCTGGGATTGCATTGTTTTATGGTGGCTTGATTCGTTCTAAGAACGTACTTTCCATGCTGTCACAGGTTATTGTTTCTTTTGCGCTGGTTTGTATTTTATGGGTTGTGTATGGCTACAGCCTGGCCTTCAGTGAAGGCAACGCGTTCTTCGGCGGTTTTTCCAACTTTATGCTGAAGGGCATCTCCATTGATTCGATTACCGGTACGTTCTACCAGTACATCCACATCGCTTATCAAGCCTCATTCGCTTGCATCACCGTGGGGCTGATTGTGGGCGCCATTGCTGAACGTGTTCGTTTTTCTGCCGTGCTGATTTTCGTCGCAATATGGCTGACGTTCTCTTACCTGCCAATGACTCACATGGTCTGGGGCGGTGGTTACCTGGCTGCTGACGGCGCTCTGGATTTCGCCGGTGGTACGGTGGTGCATATTAACGCTGCCGTTGCTGGTTTGGTCGGCGCTTATCTGTTGGGCAAACGTGCCGGCTTCGGTAAAGAAGCGCTTAAACCGCACAATTTGCCGATGGTGTTTATTGGTACGGCGGTTCTGTATATCGGCTGGTTTGGCTTTAACGCCGGTTCCGCCGGGGCTGCTAACGAAATTGCCGGTCTGGCGTTCCTCAATACGGTGGTTGCTACTGCCGCAGCAATCCTGGCATGGGTTATCGGTGAGTGGATGGCTCGCGGTAAGCCTTCTTTGCTGGGCGCATGTTCGGGTTGTATCGCCGGTCTGGTGGCGATTACTCCAGCAGCGGGTACCGTTGGCGTCGGTGGCGGCCTGATTATTGGCGTCGCCGCGGGTATCGCCGGTCTGTGGGGCGTAACCGTACTGAAAAGATGGCTGCGCGTTGATGACCCGTGTGATGTGTTCGGCGTTCATGGCGTCTGTGGCATCGTCGGTTGTATCCTGACAGGCGTATTCACCTCCGCTTCTCTGGGCGGGGTAGGTTATGCCGAAGGCGTAACCATGGCTCATCAGGTTTGGGTTCAGTTGTTCAGTGTTATTGTCTGCTTCGTATGGACTGGCGTTGTTTCCTTTATCGCTTTCAAAGTGGCCGATATGGTCGTTGGCCTGCGTGTACCTGAAGAACAGGAACGCGAAGGTCTGGACGTCAACAGCCATGGCGAGAATGCTTACAACCAGTAA
- a CDS encoding HHA domain-containing protein: MKKIDYLMRLRKCTTIDTLERVIEKNKYELSNDELEMFYSAADHRLAELTMNKLYDKVPTAVWKYVR, translated from the coding sequence ATGAAAAAAATCGATTATTTGATGCGTTTACGTAAATGCACAACCATAGACACATTGGAACGTGTTATTGAGAAAAACAAGTATGAGCTCTCCAACGATGAACTGGAGATGTTCTATTCTGCGGCGGATCATCGTCTGGCAGAACTGACGATGAACAAGCTATACGACAAAGTTCCCACCGCGGTATGGAAATATGTCCGTTAA
- the priC gene encoding primosomal replication protein PriC, translating into MNTHKLLLALEQQIDSLAKEIEPLADKSVPQSRFDRQLFSSYGTRLKDYFHEVTLNFQSIRQLVTEQRTERVAFMAERLVRQITALQRELATQSLRRQEQTAQKQPQDLYHKLAEHQDYERRLLSMIHDRESLLDTQTQFSEQQRLQKELAALEGRLTRCRQALTRLERLIERREQGL; encoded by the coding sequence GTGAATACTCACAAATTGCTGCTCGCGCTTGAACAACAAATTGATTCGCTGGCAAAAGAGATCGAACCGTTGGCGGATAAATCCGTTCCGCAATCGCGTTTCGATCGGCAACTGTTTAGCAGCTATGGCACGCGGCTAAAAGATTATTTCCATGAAGTGACTCTGAATTTCCAGTCCATCAGGCAGCTAGTTACCGAGCAACGCACTGAGCGTGTGGCGTTCATGGCTGAAAGACTGGTGAGGCAAATTACGGCGCTGCAGCGTGAGTTAGCGACCCAATCTTTACGGCGCCAGGAACAAACGGCCCAAAAGCAGCCCCAGGATCTTTATCATAAACTGGCCGAGCACCAGGATTATGAAAGGCGCCTGCTGTCGATGATCCATGACAGAGAAAGCCTGCTGGACACGCAAACTCAATTCAGCGAGCAGCAACGCCTGCAAAAAGAATTGGCGGCCCTTGAAGGACGATTGACCCGCTGCCGTCAGGCGCTAACGAGACTGGAACGATTGATCGAACGCAGGGAACAGGGTCTGTAA
- a CDS encoding type B 50S ribosomal protein L31: MKKGIHPDYRTVVFHDTSADMYYRIGSTIKTERTIELDGDSYPYVTIDVSSASHPYYTGKQKEYAKEGSTARFQQRFGNFFK; encoded by the coding sequence ATGAAGAAAGGCATCCATCCAGACTATCGGACCGTGGTATTTCATGATACCAGCGCCGATATGTATTACAGAATCGGTTCAACCATTAAAACTGAACGCACCATCGAGTTGGATGGCGACAGCTACCCTTACGTCACCATTGATGTTTCCTCCGCCTCCCATCCTTACTATACCGGGAAGCAGAAAGAATATGCCAAAGAAGGCAGCACAGCTCGATTCCAACAGCGCTTCGGCAACTTTTTCAAATAA
- the tomB gene encoding Hha toxicity modulator TomB: MDEYTPKNYDIAQLRFLCENLCDESIATLGDSSHGWVNDPTSAINLQLNELIEHIATFILTFKIKYPDENELSQRVEKYLDDTYVLFSNYGINDAELRGWKKSKERLFGMFSEGDICTPAKT, encoded by the coding sequence ATGGATGAGTACACACCCAAAAATTATGATATTGCCCAACTCAGATTCTTATGTGAGAATCTATGCGACGAAAGCATTGCTACGTTAGGCGATAGCAGCCACGGCTGGGTCAATGACCCGACATCTGCGATCAATCTCCAATTAAATGAACTTATTGAGCATATCGCTACATTTATTCTCACATTTAAAATAAAATATCCTGACGAAAACGAGCTTTCTCAGCGGGTTGAAAAGTATTTGGATGACACTTATGTCCTGTTTAGCAACTATGGCATCAATGATGCTGAATTGCGCGGATGGAAGAAATCTAAAGAAAGATTATTCGGAATGTTCTCAGAAGGGGACATCTGTACGCCTGCTAAAACTTAA
- the ykgO gene encoding type B 50S ribosomal protein L36, with amino-acid sequence MQVLSSLHSAKKRHKDCIVVRRRGRIYVICKTNPRFKAVQGRKKKKS; translated from the coding sequence ATGCAGGTGCTTAGCTCTCTACATTCGGCGAAAAAACGTCATAAAGACTGCATAGTAGTACGCCGTCGCGGGCGTATCTATGTGATATGTAAAACCAACCCTCGCTTTAAAGCCGTGCAGGGCAGAAAGAAGAAGAAAAGCTGA
- a CDS encoding efflux RND transporter permease subunit: MAKFFIDRPIFAWVIAIVVMLAGALAIVRLPIAQYPTIAPPAIEITATYPGADASTLQDSVTQVIEQNMNGIDNLMYMASSSDSSGTVQITLTFDASTDPDIAQVQVQNKLQLAMPLLPQEVQQQGVSVQKSSSSFLMVAAFISNDGKMTQQDIADYVAANVQDPISRTNGVGDVQLFGSQYAMRIWLDPNKLNNYQLTTGDVTAAITVQNNQIAAGQLGGTPPVAGQELNASIIAQTRLKSPEEFSNILLKVNTDGSQVRLKDVARVELGAEGYDIIARYNGQPAAGIGIKLATGANALDTASSVKNELSRLQEFFPTGLNVVYPYDTTPFVKISINEVVKTLVEAIVLVFLVMYLFLQNFRATLIPTIAVPVVLLGTFAIISAFGYSINTLTMFGMVLAIGLLVDDAIVVVENVERVMAEEGLPPKEATKKSMEQIQGALVGIALVLSAVFVPMAFTGGSTGAIYRQFSITIVSAMVLSVLVALILTPALCATLLKPIAKGDHGEKTGFFGWFNRLFEKSTHHYTDSIANILRSTGRYLVVYLLIVVGLALLFLRLPSSFLPEEDQGVLLNIVQLPAGATQENTQKVMDRLANYYLENEKDTVRSVFTVSGFGFSGRGQNAGLAFASLKDWSERDGAEHKVAAIAARANAAFSQIKEGIVIATNVPAIVELGTATGFDFQLIDQANLGHEQLTQARNQLLGMAAQRPDMLVQVRPNGMEDTPQFRLDVDHEKAQALGVALSDVNATLATALGGSYVNDFIDRGRVKKVYVQGDAPFRMLPDDIKNWYVRGSNGQMVPFSAFSQSHWEYGSPRLERYNGQPSMQIQGEAAPGKSTGEAMALMEEFVTKLPNGVGYEWTGMSYQELLSGSQAPALYTISLIVVFLCLAALYESWSIPFSVMLVVPLGILGAVIAASMRGLENDVYFKVGLLTTIGLSAKNAILIVEFAKDLMEKEGKGLIEATLDAVRMRLRPILMTSLAFILGVVPLVISSGAGSGAQNAVGTGVMGGMITATVLAIFFVPVFFVVVRRRFSKKNEEIESQHR, translated from the coding sequence ATGGCTAAGTTTTTTATAGATCGACCCATTTTTGCATGGGTAATCGCCATCGTTGTGATGTTGGCTGGGGCGCTGGCGATCGTGAGGTTGCCTATCGCGCAATACCCGACGATTGCGCCCCCGGCAATTGAGATTACAGCGACCTATCCGGGAGCGGATGCCTCAACGCTGCAAGACTCCGTAACGCAGGTTATCGAACAGAATATGAACGGTATCGATAACCTGATGTATATGGCCTCCAGCAGCGACTCATCAGGTACGGTGCAGATTACGCTGACCTTTGATGCGAGCACCGACCCTGACATCGCGCAGGTTCAGGTACAGAACAAACTTCAGTTGGCAATGCCTTTGCTGCCGCAAGAGGTTCAGCAACAAGGGGTTAGCGTTCAGAAATCAAGCAGCAGCTTCCTGATGGTCGCCGCTTTCATCAGCAATGACGGCAAAATGACGCAGCAGGATATCGCTGACTACGTGGCCGCCAATGTGCAGGATCCCATCAGTCGTACCAACGGCGTCGGTGATGTGCAGTTGTTCGGCTCGCAGTATGCCATGCGTATCTGGCTTGATCCGAATAAGCTGAATAACTATCAGCTGACGACCGGCGACGTTACGGCGGCCATTACGGTGCAAAATAACCAGATCGCCGCGGGTCAGCTTGGTGGGACGCCGCCGGTGGCAGGCCAAGAGTTGAATGCCTCGATCATCGCGCAAACGCGGCTGAAATCGCCCGAAGAATTTTCCAACATTTTACTGAAGGTTAATACAGACGGCTCACAAGTACGCCTGAAAGACGTGGCGCGTGTTGAGCTCGGCGCGGAAGGTTATGACATCATCGCCCGCTACAACGGCCAGCCCGCCGCCGGTATCGGGATTAAACTCGCCACCGGCGCCAACGCATTGGATACGGCTTCTTCGGTAAAAAACGAATTATCCCGACTGCAAGAGTTCTTCCCGACCGGGTTAAACGTGGTTTATCCGTACGACACGACACCGTTCGTTAAGATTTCCATTAACGAAGTGGTGAAAACGCTGGTGGAAGCCATCGTGTTGGTATTCCTGGTGATGTATCTGTTTTTGCAGAACTTCCGTGCGACATTGATCCCAACCATCGCCGTACCCGTTGTACTGTTGGGCACATTCGCCATTATTTCGGCGTTCGGCTACTCCATCAACACCCTCACCATGTTTGGGATGGTGCTCGCCATCGGCTTGCTGGTGGATGATGCCATCGTGGTAGTGGAAAACGTTGAACGCGTGATGGCGGAAGAAGGATTGCCGCCGAAAGAGGCCACCAAAAAATCGATGGAGCAGATACAAGGCGCCCTGGTCGGGATAGCGCTGGTGCTCTCTGCGGTATTTGTTCCGATGGCCTTTACCGGCGGATCAACCGGCGCCATCTACCGCCAGTTTTCCATCACGATTGTTTCCGCGATGGTGCTCTCTGTTCTTGTCGCATTGATTTTAACTCCGGCACTCTGCGCCACGTTGTTAAAACCCATCGCTAAAGGCGACCACGGCGAGAAAACAGGTTTCTTCGGCTGGTTTAACAGACTGTTCGAAAAAAGTACGCACCACTACACCGACAGCATTGCCAATATTCTGCGCAGCACGGGTCGATATCTGGTGGTTTATCTGCTGATTGTCGTGGGTCTGGCGCTTTTATTCTTGCGCTTGCCAAGCTCTTTCCTGCCCGAAGAAGATCAGGGGGTGCTGCTGAACATCGTGCAACTTCCGGCCGGGGCGACACAGGAAAACACCCAAAAAGTGATGGACCGGTTGGCCAATTACTATCTGGAGAACGAGAAAGATACCGTAAGATCGGTCTTTACGGTCAGCGGTTTCGGTTTCTCAGGCCGCGGTCAGAACGCGGGTCTGGCATTTGCCAGCCTGAAAGACTGGAGCGAGCGTGACGGCGCGGAGCATAAGGTTGCGGCTATCGCCGCCCGGGCCAACGCCGCATTCAGCCAAATCAAAGAAGGGATTGTGATCGCGACCAACGTTCCCGCGATCGTCGAACTGGGAACGGCGACCGGGTTTGACTTCCAGTTGATCGATCAGGCCAACCTGGGGCATGAACAGCTCACGCAGGCACGTAACCAGCTGTTAGGTATGGCCGCGCAACGACCGGATATGCTGGTTCAGGTTCGTCCGAATGGCATGGAGGATACACCGCAGTTCCGGCTTGATGTCGATCATGAGAAAGCTCAGGCGCTGGGCGTTGCTCTGTCGGATGTCAACGCTACGCTGGCGACGGCGTTGGGCGGAAGTTATGTGAATGACTTTATCGACCGCGGCCGGGTGAAGAAAGTGTATGTGCAGGGCGACGCGCCTTTCCGTATGCTGCCGGATGATATTAAAAACTGGTATGTACGCGGCAGTAATGGCCAGATGGTCCCCTTCTCCGCTTTCTCGCAAAGCCATTGGGAATATGGTTCTCCACGTCTGGAGCGCTATAACGGTCAGCCTTCCATGCAAATACAGGGTGAAGCGGCGCCAGGTAAAAGTACCGGTGAAGCAATGGCTCTGATGGAAGAGTTCGTCACCAAGCTGCCAAACGGCGTGGGATACGAATGGACGGGCATGTCCTATCAGGAACTCTTGTCCGGCAGTCAGGCGCCGGCGCTGTATACCATATCCCTGATAGTGGTCTTCCTGTGTCTGGCGGCCCTGTACGAAAGTTGGTCGATTCCATTCTCGGTTATGCTGGTAGTGCCTCTGGGTATTCTGGGAGCTGTGATAGCCGCATCCATGCGCGGTCTTGAAAACGACGTCTACTTTAAGGTGGGCCTGCTGACAACCATTGGGCTATCGGCGAAAAACGCCATCCTGATCGTCGAATTTGCTAAGGATCTGATGGAAAAAGAAGGTAAAGGTTTGATTGAGGCAACGCTGGATGCGGTACGTATGCGTTTACGCCCGATCCTGATGACCTCCCTCGCCTTTATCCTCGGGGTTGTACCGCTGGTTATCAGCTCTGGCGCAGGTTCCGGCGCTCAGAACGCCGTAGGGACGGGTGTAATGGGCGGGATGATTACCGCAACCGTATTGGCTATCTTCTTCGTTCCAGTGTTCTTTGTGGTGGTCCGCCGCCGCTTTAGTAAGAAAAATGAAGAGATAGAGTCCCAACATCGGTAA
- a CDS encoding MGMT family protein, with protein sequence MAEEMDTFQQRVFQIVAAIPYGKIATYGDVALMAGSPRASRQVGGVLKRLPKDSKLPWHRVINRKGEISLIGDDRQRQKLALQAEGVIFNRQGKIDLATFRWLCAP encoded by the coding sequence ATGGCAGAAGAAATGGATACGTTCCAGCAACGTGTTTTTCAAATTGTGGCCGCGATCCCATACGGGAAAATAGCCACCTATGGCGATGTCGCCCTGATGGCCGGTTCGCCGCGAGCCTCCAGGCAAGTTGGCGGCGTACTGAAGCGCTTACCCAAAGACAGTAAACTCCCCTGGCACCGAGTGATAAACCGAAAAGGCGAGATATCGCTTATCGGCGACGATCGCCAACGCCAAAAATTAGCGTTACAGGCCGAGGGAGTTATCTTTAACCGGCAGGGAAAAATCGATCTCGCTACGTTCCGTTGGCTATGCGCGCCATAA